In Sphingobacterium sp. R2, the genomic stretch TCTGGCTTGTACATTCTAGCCAAGTTGTATCATTTTTAAACGGAATGCATAATATGACGTGATTTCCGTCTTGAGCATTTGCAAAGGTTTTATTGAAACTTTCTTTGCTTCTTCCAGCTTCAACGATGCAATAGTAGGAAGGGATATTGACGGCCGACAGCATACTTCGCATGTAGTTGACTAACGCTTTACAATCGCCATAGCCCAAACGGTCTACTTCTGAGGCAGGAAATGGCTCTAAGCCGCCAATACCTATCTGAATACTGATATAGCGTGTGTTTTTTTGTAAGTAATCATATAGAATTTTTGCTTTATCCTTGTCTGAACTGGCATTTTTGGTCAATGCAATAAATTTTTGTTTAGAGGCGTCGGTCAGATCTTGTTTCTTATTTAGCAAACTGTTGGATACCCAGTTACCGAATTCTTTCCAGTCTGAGAAATTTCCTTCTCTCCCATAGTAAATAAAATTTTTGGGAACGATGAGTACATTCGTTTTTTTAAGACTGGAGTTGGGACTATAAGACTCGTCCTTTCTGGCCACGATCTGTTCCACATTCCACGTCTTGCTTTCGGTCTTCTCATTTTTTTCTTGTTTTGCCGTTCCATTATAATTCTTTGTTTCTATTCTGTATTCTGTGCCAATTGGTGCGATAAATTGGAAACTGCTTTTTTCTATGGACACATTGTTTGAGACCTCCGGAGTCCAAGATGGAATGATCAAGTTTTGCTTGCTTCTGACCTCGTATTGATATTCGATGGTATAGGGATAACTGTGGTAGTTGGGGACATATATTTTTACTCGGGAATCGGCAAACATCGTACTGTTGTCAACAGCACTAATATCCTTAAAATCTTTCGTTGAAATTTTCTTTTGCAATATGCCCATTTCGTTATAGATTGCTCCCTTAATGCTTCTGATCTCAGTGGATTTATCATAATACACCGGAAGCGTTGCATAACGGTCTCCGTTTTTATTGTACACGGTAATGGCGCAAGTTGTCGTGGTGACGACTTGTTCGGGAGATTTTATTTCTACCACAGTTTTATCATTGCGTACAGTCGCTACTGCACGGCTTTTTAATGTACTTGGAATATTGGCAACGTCATAGTTTTCTTGCCCACTGGCAAGGACCGGAAGCAGGATGTATAGTAAGTTGACGAATAGAATTTTCATTTTTTACTAATTAATTTTAGATCTACTTTTTGTTGTTGAATGATACGGGAATACAATTCTTTGAGTGAAAAATATTCATCGACTGAAAATAGGGGCTTGTTGAACGTGAGGCTCTGTAGGATTTCGATTTGGTTACCATCAACTTGGCTGACATATTTATATTTTGCAGTTGACTCTGGGAGTACTAAAGAAGCATTTTGTGGTTTTTCGACAATCTCATATTGATCAGGAATTGTTAATTTAATCGAATACAGAGTTTTGGATTTATAACCCATATCGACAGGGTAAGTTCTTTCCTGCGCTTTAAATGGGTTGTGGACGACCCTGTCAATAATAGTTGGAGCCAAAACTATTTCATCTTGTCCCATCTGTTTGGAAACATCCGCGACGACATCGAATTCTTCTATCAAGATTTGATCAATATCCTCAAGGTTTTGAATACTCGACTTTATCAGAGTGATGTTGGGCATTTCTTCATCCATTTTTTCCCAATATTCTTCCAAAGAATTAAATTTAGCAATATGTTGACGCTTTAAGAATGCTTTGTTGCCTCTACTGCTTATGGTTAATTTTCCCTTAATTTTTAATTGGTCATCTAATGTTCCTTCCAAGGCATAATTTACTTCGGAAAACTGCGTCGCTACAAGTGGGAACCAATTTGAGCTTTTTTTAGAGTAGATGATTCTTCCCCGTTCATTTAAACATTGCAAGGGCAATTCTCCAAAAGGCAAATAAGCATTAGAGGCATCCAATGTATATTTTACACCATCGATATCCAAGCAAGCGATGACGTAGTCAAAGTCAGATAACACAGGGAAAAGTGCATTAGGGTTACCATTTCGGCGGGTCGAGAGAATGACAGGGTATGCTTCTAGGTCTGCAGCCATTAAAGCGGTTACTAATGCTAGATTAATATCCCCAATATTACCATTTCGTTTTTCAAGTGCTTTTTCAACGCCAGTCTCCGCATATTTGCCTAAATGATTGTTCCATTTTATTTGTTTGTTAATATAGTTATATACCTTTTTTGCTTTTTCAAGTTTGCTGTCATTAGGAGATATGAATGTTGCTAAGCTGGATTTGAATACGTCTGTTTTTTTTAATTGACCGCCAAAAGTCTTTTCATTCGTCAGTTCTACATCTACGTCTTTCCAAGTTTTGCTAAATGTTTTCTTACTGCCTGTACTCGGATAAAAAATCGATTCAAGTTCATAATAAATTGCAGATTTAAAATTCGTAGGGGAGGTCATGTAATCCTCTTCGATAAATGCCGGAACGTTGTTCATTTTATAGGTCAATTTTGAACAATCCATTCGTAAACCATCTAGAAAAATATATTCTCGCAATACTTCACCTTTTTGATCGGTAAGTTTATAAGGTCCACGTAAAGCTACATTATAGGTAAAAGAAGCAGGTATGATAGCGATGTATTGACTTTGAATTTTAGGAACATCATCTTGAAATTCCCATGTTTTAAAATTAAATAAATCCTGCTCTAGCGTTCGATAAGACACTTCAATAATAGATCCTTCTTTAATATTCGGAAGTGTGAATTTATTAAGGTCCAGATGTGCTGAATAATTTTCTTTGAAAACTTTTTTATTTTCAAGCTCTGTTCTCTCTATTCTACCATTTTCTAAGTTATAAGTAACAGCCTTTAATTCATCAAAGTAGTCACGTATATAATTTCCACGTTTATAAGAAGGAATTTCAAAATTAGCTTTTTTAAATCCTTCTTTATCTATGATGCGGATCAGTACATGGTATTCATGTAGCAGTTTAATACGATTATCATAATCATCCACGAAAACAGAGCTTTGGCCAAACTCATTCAGAACGATAGCATGGGCATTGCTATCCAAATCTATACGTGAGAAATCCGAAATAGAAACTTTACCAAAATCAAAGTTTTGAGCGATACTATTTGTATAAATAGAAAATATTAAAAACAACGTTAAAAACTGGCGCATAACTATAGGTGTAATAATTCACAAATATAAGTTTTTAGCCAAAATTAAACGATAATTTAAGGTAATTATTTATCTAACTGCAGAAGATTGTTTATGATTTCAGTGATATTATCAATATTCTCACCATCTTCCAGCATTGAGAATGCTAGATAGGTGGCATATATTTCTGGACTAAATTTCACGTGCTTATCAGCGATAAATCTATCGATCTGTTCTTCATTACATTCAAAATTAATGTTTTGCAATTCATTGAAAAGATTAGTCGAAATCGTCTGATGATTTTCACCGCAGGCAAAACCTGCAATAATATGAAATAGAAACTTATCGGTTATTTCGTCATCTTCTTTTTTAAACATAGCACGAATATGCTTATAATCGAATTTAGTTTTTGCACTATTCACAATAGTATCCCAAATCTGATATTCTGCTTTTGTCTCCATAGCTCCTTTTAAATTTATAATGGTCTACCTAATATAGTAAAAATAATTTGACTTTTGGCAAGCAAAATGAAACTTATTGGCCTGATCTATAGCGCTGCAATAAGCGGATTATCTCTAGGCATAGAATTCAACGAATTGTCAAGTAGAGGACGGTATTTAACTTATTACGAGCTTAAGCTCGTAATAAGTTAAATACAATCTCCCCTAAGAAGCAGCCTAGTATAACGCCAAAAAGAATCGACAAAATCACTTTTAACCAGACTGGGCTTGTTGCTAAAATCAGTTTCATGCCGCAAAATTGCTTTAAAAACATATTGAAATGGAGACTTTTCTCTTTTTTAAGGCTGGTTGTGGCGATGCGTTGACATGAATTTTTGGCATTGCGCTACGATAATTTAAAATTAATAGTTGGATTCGATTTTTTTAGTAATTTAAGCGGGAAAATTAAATGGTTTAAACGACCTAATTTATAATTATGATAACACGAATAGTAATGATCATTGTTCTATTTTTCCTATCGAAGGCTGGACTTGGCCAACAGGTGAATATAGATAAAATTCGAAGGGAATATGCAGTGGCTGTAAAGGATGAGGATCTATGTGAACATAATTTAAAGGTGTTAAAGGAGGGGTCCAAATCACCTACTGACAAAGTATACTTGGCAGCTTATCAGATCCTTTTAGCGAAACATATTGGTAATCCATTTAAAAAAGTTGGGCAGTTTAAGGAGGGTAAAAATTATTTGGAAGAAGTGATAAGAGAAAATCCCAATCATATCGAGGCACGGTTTATACGGTGGAGTGTACAGGTACATGCACCTTCCTTTTTAGGTTATAACAATAATATCCTTGAAGATAAAAATTTCCTTGTGAAAAATCTGTACAAATTACCGAATGGGGAAGCCAAGTCCATTATTTATAACTATTTAAAAGGCGCCAATTCTTACCTCAAAGGTGCACAGGTATTTAGTTCAACCGAATTAAAAGAGTTAGCTCAATAGACGTTAAAGGTTGTTAATTTGGCATCCCTAAGGTGTTTTGGCCAGAATATTGCGTATCTTGTTCTATGAATTAATTCAACATCTACAAAAAGAGTATATCATGAAGAATTTAGTTTTTCCAATGTCAGTATTGACAGCCAGTTTGTTTGTTATTGGATGCGGCGTCAGCAAAAAGCAATATGCTGGTTTGCAGTCTGACTACAATAAATTACAAACAGAGCATAGTCAGTTAAACAAGCAATATCAGGACGGGCAGCTTCAAATAGCGGAAGGTCGCACTAGAATTAAGAGTTTAGAGGATCAGCTAGCCACCGAAAAACAAAATAATGCTGATCTACGATCTGCTTACGTTGCTTTGCAGAAGTCGTTAGATAATAGTATTAATCAGAATTCACAGGGAAACATTAATATTTCAAAGTTGGTTGACGAAATCAACGCTTCAAACAAATACATTAAGCATCTCGTAGAAACGAAGAATAAATCCGACTCTTTAAACCTAGTATTATCAAACAATTTAACCAGATCACTTAGCCGTGAGGAGTTGCAGGAAGTGGATGTACAGGTCTTGAAAGGGGTGGTCTATATTTCACTTGCTGATAATATGCTTTACAAATCCGGCAGTTATGAAATTAACGATAGGGCAGATCAGACATTGAGTAAAATTGCAAAAATTATTCAGGATTATAGAGATTACGAAGTATTGATTGAAGGTAATACCGATACCGACCCGATTTCAAAACCTAATATTCGGAATAACTGGGATTTAAGTACCTTACGGGCTTCTTCTGTGGTACAGGCTTTACAAAATAAATATGGTGTGGATCCTAAACGCTTAACTGCAGGCGGTAGGGGAGAATATAATCCAATTGCAGATAACACAACGGCTCTAGGTAAGCAACGGAATAGAAGAACGCAGATTATTATCACCCCTAAATTGGATCAATTTATGGAGTTGATTGATAAGGCTCCGGAGGCTACTGAGGTACCATCGGCACAATAGATTTTAATGAGGTAAATAA encodes the following:
- a CDS encoding DUF3857 domain-containing protein, producing MKILFVNLLYILLPVLASGQENYDVANIPSTLKSRAVATVRNDKTVVEIKSPEQVVTTTTCAITVYNKNGDRYATLPVYYDKSTEIRSIKGAIYNEMGILQKKISTKDFKDISAVDNSTMFADSRVKIYVPNYHSYPYTIEYQYEVRSKQNLIIPSWTPEVSNNVSIEKSSFQFIAPIGTEYRIETKNYNGTAKQEKNEKTESKTWNVEQIVARKDESYSPNSSLKKTNVLIVPKNFIYYGREGNFSDWKEFGNWVSNSLLNKKQDLTDASKQKFIALTKNASSDKDKAKILYDYLQKNTRYISIQIGIGGLEPFPASEVDRLGYGDCKALVNYMRSMLSAVNIPSYYCIVEAGRSKESFNKTFANAQDGNHVILCIPFKNDTTWLECTSQNLPFGFLSDFTDDRDVVACTENGGVIMHTPKYVNSTNLQLRYADLKLSEDGNIQGSLNTKFYGTQYANHMDVLLASNNDKNKLLTEYYNIDNINFNRINYIEHKEDNPFIEENLDISIKNFAVKNGNKLLIQPNLFNLHSNIPESRNRTEDIFIERGFTDIDSISIILPENILKTVVPEKKIIEKPFGKYEFRSEIKGNKLFTYRKLELFEGTYPASNYEEFFQFHNEVSSSDRGRFNLSFL
- a CDS encoding transglutaminase domain-containing protein, which gives rise to MRQFLTLFLIFSIYTNSIAQNFDFGKVSISDFSRIDLDSNAHAIVLNEFGQSSVFVDDYDNRIKLLHEYHVLIRIIDKEGFKKANFEIPSYKRGNYIRDYFDELKAVTYNLENGRIERTELENKKVFKENYSAHLDLNKFTLPNIKEGSIIEVSYRTLEQDLFNFKTWEFQDDVPKIQSQYIAIIPASFTYNVALRGPYKLTDQKGEVLREYIFLDGLRMDCSKLTYKMNNVPAFIEEDYMTSPTNFKSAIYYELESIFYPSTGSKKTFSKTWKDVDVELTNEKTFGGQLKKTDVFKSSLATFISPNDSKLEKAKKVYNYINKQIKWNNHLGKYAETGVEKALEKRNGNIGDINLALVTALMAADLEAYPVILSTRRNGNPNALFPVLSDFDYVIACLDIDGVKYTLDASNAYLPFGELPLQCLNERGRIIYSKKSSNWFPLVATQFSEVNYALEGTLDDQLKIKGKLTISSRGNKAFLKRQHIAKFNSLEEYWEKMDEEMPNITLIKSSIQNLEDIDQILIEEFDVVADVSKQMGQDEIVLAPTIIDRVVHNPFKAQERTYPVDMGYKSKTLYSIKLTIPDQYEIVEKPQNASLVLPESTAKYKYVSQVDGNQIEILQSLTFNKPLFSVDEYFSLKELYSRIIQQQKVDLKLISKK
- a CDS encoding OmpA family protein is translated as MKNLVFPMSVLTASLFVIGCGVSKKQYAGLQSDYNKLQTEHSQLNKQYQDGQLQIAEGRTRIKSLEDQLATEKQNNADLRSAYVALQKSLDNSINQNSQGNINISKLVDEINASNKYIKHLVETKNKSDSLNLVLSNNLTRSLSREELQEVDVQVLKGVVYISLADNMLYKSGSYEINDRADQTLSKIAKIIQDYRDYEVLIEGNTDTDPISKPNIRNNWDLSTLRASSVVQALQNKYGVDPKRLTAGGRGEYNPIADNTTALGKQRNRRTQIIITPKLDQFMELIDKAPEATEVPSAQ